GCCTTGATTATCGATTCACCCATATTCCCGACGCCGATAATGCCAATCTTTTTCATCCCCGACCTCCTTGTTTCTTATAACAGATAGGCAGGATATTTTAAAGTCAATTCTGTTGGAAGCCGTCAGCAATCAGCAGTTGGATACACATTGATTCTGAGACTGAAAGACCCTGACAGATGGTGCGCACTATAAATGTTAAAAGGCGTTACAGAGTGGAGAATTCCGGTTTTTTCTTCAACGAATGACAGATCGGAAAGAACGTGCCGGTGTTTGAACAACCTTCATTGCGAATAAATTTAAAATCGAAGTTCTTAAGGGATTGCCCCACAGCATATCTCCAACCTGCCTCACATTTTGAGTTGAAAAAAATTCTGAAAAAATACTTGACAATCAATTTTAATGATATATAAACTGATATATCAGTTAATATATCAGTTATATATCAGAGGGTAAAATGAGTAACAACCTACGTCACCAAGCCCACCAAATTATTAAAGATAAAATTATTTCATTTAAACTTAAACCAGGTGATGAGATTCGTGAGGGTAGTATCGCAAAAGAGCTAAGCATGGGAAGGACACCCGTGAGAGAGGCACTCCTTATGCTGGAGCATGAGAAGCTGATTGAATGCCGGTCAAACCTGGGGTATGTGGTTAAAAAACTAACACGGAAAGAGGCTGAAGATTACTACGCATTGCGAGAGGCGCTTGAGCTATTCGCCGCCCCCCTGATTATCGAAAGGATTACGCCGGAGGCCGTGGCGGAGCTCGGGGCGATCCTTGCTCAATCGGAGAGGCGAGCCAAGGAGAATGATATCCAGGGAGTTGCCGAGTGCAACACTGAGTTTCATAAACTTCTTTATAAAGCTACTGATTCAGAGGCATTTGTTGAACTCATTTTCCAATTGATCGATAAGATCAGGTGGCTCCTCGCAATGGCCGTGGCCTCCCAGAAGGGCCCGGCGGAGGCGCTGGAGGATCATGGCAGGATAGTCAGTGTTATTAAAAAAAGAGATGTGGAGGCATTGAAGAAAGAGATTTGCGTGCATCTACAACACGCGAAGGAGCGATACCTTTCGATAGCGGCAGTGTTGTTTTGAAGGGTCAACATAGAAGGTTCAATACGCCGGAGATTCGGAAAGGCAAGGATCGACGATGGTTTGTCCCCAGGGCATTTAGAAAAGATCTCTGGGATAATGTCAAATAGAGGAGGGCTAAAAGAATGAAGAGAGACAGAAGGTTATGGGAATTGGTGACCCTTGTTGCAGTGTCTTTGGTACTATTGCTGGGAGGCTTCACGGTCTGCAACGCACAGCAGACAGTCTTAAAGATTGCGCATCAGTGGCCGCAGGGAGATGTTCGGGATAAGTGGGCATCAAATTTTTGTTCATCGCTCGAAAAGTATAGCAATGGATCCTTAACCTGTCGAGTGTACGCGGGCGGTACGCTCATGAACCCTAAAAACCAACCCGACGCACTGCGCCAGGGAGCCCTGGATCTGGCGGTATGGTATCTGGCGTATTCGGCAGGGAAAGCCCCGTTGCTGGGGATACTCGATCTCGGCGTTGCTGTCCCATATCCGGAAAAAGGAATCCGGCTGACGCGTACCGAGGTGGGGAAAAGGATGAGCGAAGAGGCGGAGAAGCTGGGAATGAAGGTCATATCCTGGGGTTTCACGCCAACTTCCGTTGGTTCTACAAAAGTACTTATCAAACTTCCCGGTGATGTAGCAGGGTTGAAGATGCGGGGAGGAAGCAAGGCGATCGAGCAGCTTTTTAAGGCTTCCGGTGCGGCCATTACGCACGTGAGCAGCGGTGATATCTATATGGCGCTTCAAACAGGGGTCCTCGACGGTGTTCTCACGGCTGACGCGTCATTCGTATCGTTCAGGCTCTTCGATGTTCTCAAGACCCTGACCATATCAGGAGAACACTCTCTGTCGAATTCCTGCGTGGCAATTATTATGAGCCCCATTACTTTCAAAAAACTTAAACCGGAACAGCAGAAAGCAGTCATCGCGGCGGGGCAGGACGCTGAAGCCGCATTCCTTAAAGAGATCAAGGCCCAATCAGCGGAATGCAGGGAGATTTATATCAAGAAAGGGGTAAATGTCCACGAGTTCACCGACAAAGAGTATGCAAGCTGGGTGGAAATCGCAAAGAAAGAGACCTGGACATCATTCATGAAAGAGGTGAAGGGGACCGAGGATCTGTTCGCCATAATAGAAAAGACGAAGTAAAGGGCGATGAACGATTGTCGAGAGAAGGAACCATGAAAAAAACATTACCAACGAAGAGCAAAGGATTTCTTGGAAAGATCCTGGATAAGGTTGCCGACGTCGCAGGGTTTATGAGTATGGCTGCAGTGGTCTTCGCCATGCTCGTGATCGTCTACGAGGTGATTGCGCGCTATATCTTCAGGTGGGCTACCGTCTGGGAAGTGGAGGCCGCGATCATGGCCACTACCTTTGTCACCTTCGTTGGTTCTGTTTTTGCCCTCAAAAACAATGCCCACGTCACCATGGACGACATAGTGCTGCCGCACCTGAAACCGAAGGTGAGAAAATGGCTGGCATTGATCACACCGGTTTTTTCGCTGATCTTTTGTGTGATCCTGGCCTACAAAAGCTGGCTGATGTTCTGGGAGGCCTTCAGTCTGGGGTGGAGGTCTGAAACGATATGGGCGCCTCCCCTTGCGATCCCTTACAGCTTTCTTGCCGTCGGCGTCAGCATCATGTGTTTTCAATTGATAGGGATCATAGTCGGGGCCGCAAAATCACTTCGATCGGGGGTGGAGAATGCTTAACGGGCTGATCGTGGTATGTATCACCCTCTTATTTCTTCTCTCCGGCATGCCCCTGGTCTTCGCCTTCGGCATCTCCGGCCTCATCTGCGGAATGCTCCTGGGAGGGACCGGGGCCGTCACCATGCTGGCGCAGGTTATCTACCACAGCGTTGACAGCTTCGAACTCCTTACGATCCCGCTCTTTGTCTTTATGGGCGTTGTCATCACAGTGGCGCCGAGTGGAAGGGACCTTTACGAGGCGATCCACCGGTTTCTGTACAGGGTACCCGGGGGCATCGCCATAAGCAACATCTTTGCATGTACGATATTCGCCGCCATGAGCGGATCGAGCCCGGCCACAGCGGCGGCGATCGGCACATCGGGCATCCCGGAGATGAGAAAACGGGGTATCCCGGATTTTTTAGCCTGCGGTAGCATAGTGGGAGGAGGGACCCTCGGTATACTGATCCCTCCCAGCATCACCCTCATTGTCTATGGCATCGCAACGGAGACATCCATAGGACAGCTCTTTATCGGCGGGATAGTGCCGGGGATAGTCGTATCTCTCGCCTTCAGTTGCTGGATCATGATTTGTATGTTTTACACTCGAAGAAAAGGACAGAAGCAGGCCGCTGCCGCCGGCGAGGCGACCCTTGCCGGAGAACACTATTCCTGGTCCGAGAGGATACAGTACCTGCCGAAGACCATTCCCTTTATAGTCCTCATCGCACTGATCCTTTATTCGATCTATTTCGGTGTGGCAACACCGAGCGAGGCAGCAGCTATCGGCGCCCTGGGCGGTGTTGTCCTCACACTGGTTTTTTACTGGGCTTACATAACAAAAAAGAACGCAATGGAGATCCTCCGGGCTACGGTAAATCAGACCGGCATGCTCATGCTCATAGCGACGACGACCCTGTTTTTCAGCAACGTCATGACAGAGATCGGCCTGACCCAGCAGGTGGCCAATCTGGCCGGCAGCGTCCAGGCATCAAGATGGGCGACCCTGGTGGTGATAAACCTGATACTCCTCGTCATGGGGGCATTCCTGCCCCCCTTTGTCATCATCTTGTTGACCGCGCCGCTCTTGCTGCCGCTGATCAAGAACCTCGGGTTAGATCCCATCTGGTTTGGAGTGATGATGACGATCAACATGGAGATCGGGTGCATCTCCCCACCCTTCGGTTTGAATCTTTTTGTTGTAAAAGGCATAGCGCCGGATGTGCAGATGTCCACGATATTGAAAGGGTCTATGCCCTTCGTGGCTATTTTAATGCTCTCGATCGTGGTGTTCAGTGTATTTCCTGAACTGGTACTGTGGCTGCCCAATAAAATGGCTGCCGCAGCAATGGCAAAATGAGTAACGATATTAAGAACAATAGTATATAAAACCATTTTAGATAAAACTAATTCGATAGAGGTAAGGAGGCAATAATGGCCCGGCAAGTAACAGATAGGTATTGGAACCCTGAAGTGGAAACCATGTCCGCCGACGAGATGGCGGCGCTCCAGTTCGAAAGGCTGAAGAAACAGCTTGTCTACAACTACAACAACTCCCTGCTCTACAAAAGCAAATTTGAACAGGCGGGCATGAAACCGGAGGATGTGAGAAGCTGGGAAGATTTTCGCCGCATCCCCGTTACAAGCAAAGACGAACAGAAAAGGACCCAGGAGGCATCAACCGCAGAACTGGGCCATCCCTTCGGCCCGGGGACGATAACCTGTGCCCCACAGGACAAGATAGTGAGGTTGAACTCCACCTCCGGCACCACGGGTACTCCCACGCTTTACGCTTTGACGCAGAATGACGTGAATATCATGAACGAGCTCCATGCGAGAAGATTATGGATGGTGGGGATAAGGCCCGGCCACCGGGTCCTCCAGGGGTTGTCGCTCAGTATGTTTACAGGGGGTCTTCCTCTGTCGCAAGGGATCATGCACTCCGGGGCCTGTGCGGTGCCCGTGGGCGCAGACGGCGGAACGAAGAGGGTGCTTGATTTTATCGAGCTCACCCGTCCCCATGCGCTCTTTACCACACCTTCATTTGCACAGTATGTGCTGGAACAGTGTAAGAAACTGATCGGCAAGGAGGCGAACGAGCTCGGCCTGAAATGGATATTCCCTGTAGGAGAACCCGGAGGCGGGAACATCGAGGTGAGAAAGATCCTTTCGAAAGGTTTCGGCGGGGCCCATATCTGCGATCAGACCGGCGGAGGCCATAGTTTCCAGGGGGCAGAGTGCCTCGAGGCGCCCGAGGTTTACAGCGGTATGCACCTGACGTCGGCGGATCATTGTATCCTCGAACTCCTCGATCCCAAGACCAGGAAGAACATCGATATGGTTGACGGGGCAATAGGTGAGATGGCTATGACCTTTCTTGAATGGGAAGGGACGCCGTTCCAGAGATATGCATACGGGGATCTCCTCCAGATATCGACGACCCCCTGCAGTTGCGGCAGGAGCGGACTCCGGTTCAAGATCGTCGGCCGGGCCGATGATATGCTCATCGTGAAAGGCGTAAACGTCTTTCCCGAGGCGATAAAGAAGGAGATATTGAAGTTTGTCCCGAGGGTCACCGGGTTCTTTAAGATACTCCTCGACAAGCCGGGACCCTCCGTCACCCCTCCGCTGAAGATCAGGATTGAATACGGCCAGGGCATGGGAGAAAAGGACATCACCGCGCTGGAAGAGCAGATGAACAAGGTCTTTAAGGAGACCGTCAGGGTAACCCCTCAGTTCATATGGGTGGCCCCTGAGTCCATACCGAGGGAGACAAAAAAGACCAAGCTGATAGAGATCGCCGAAGCCACGTAAGAAATCACCCCGAACACACCGAAGGCACGGAAACGGTTTAACCCCGGTGCACGGAATATGAGGAGGAACAGATGAATTTTGCATTAACGGAAGAACAGGAATTTTTCAAAAAGATGATCGCCGAGACGGTCGACAGGATGATCGTCCCGAAGGCAGCGGAGATAGACGAGAAGGACGAATTCCCCTATGAGCTGTGGCATGACTTCGCGAAGCTCGGGTACCTGGGGATCCGGTACCCCGAATCGATAGGGGGCATGAACGCCGACCCGATAATGTGCCTCATCTTCTACGAGGAAGTCGCCCGTGGCTCGATCGGCTTCTCCACGATCGTCAACCAGAACGCCCTGATGGGCACCCACTTTCTCTTCAAGTTCGGCAGTGATGCCATCAAGGAGAGATGTATGTACCCGGCCATGAGGGGTGAGAAGATCGCCACCATCTGCTTTACGGAAGACCAGTCCGGGTCCGACCTCGCCGCCACCAGGACCACGGCGGTACGGGAAGGCGACGGGTGGCGGATCAACGGGACCAAGCAGTGGATCACCAACGGACCGATCTGCGATTTCTGCACGGTCCTCGCCAGTACCGACCCGTCAAAGGGACTCAAAGGTCTCAGCTTCTTCCTCGTGGAGAAGGGGACCCCCGGCTTCTCAGGGGGACAGACCCTCGATAAGCTCGGCGCCAGGGGCACGGCCACCGGGGAGGTCATCTTCGACAACGTCTGGGTGCCCGATGAGAACTTTCTCGGCACGGAACCCGGTCGGGGTATTGTGGAGGTCGGGCAGATACTGGGCGAGGTGAGGCTCATGTGCGGTGCATCGGCCCTTGGTCTTGCGCAGGCCGCCTACCAGGAGGCCATTGAGTTCGCACGGAAGAGGATCGCCTTTGGAAAGCCCATCGGCAGCTTTCAGCTTATCCGGGAGAAGTTTGCCAACATGGATACGGAGATGAACGCTGCACGGCTGATGGTCTACAAGGGTGGCTGGATGCTCCAGAACAAACAGGATGCCACCATCATCGCGGCAGAGGCGAAGATGTATGCCACCGAGGTGATGCTGAAGGTCGTCGATGAGCTGACGAGGATTTACGGCGCGAACGCCTTCGCCCGCGAGTATGCCCCCCAGCGCTACTTCAGGGACGGCAGGTTCCTGCTCTACGGCGGAGGAGCCCATGAGATATTGAGAGACTTCATCGGCAGGACACTCATAGGACGGGTGTGAGAGGCCGGGTCAGGAGGGATTCGTCCGCTGGTCTTATCTTTTAAAGGGATCCTCTTTCTTCGATGGTGATGCTGTAGCTTTTTGTCATGTCGCGGAATTCCAGAAGCTTTACCTCGAATTCGGTTATTTCACCGGCTTCGAGTGCGAAGGTGTCTGAATATTGGATAATGTTCGCACCGCAGTCATCATATAGTGTAACGACGGCGCTTGCCAGAACGTCTTCCCGTTTCCTGCTGTGAAGTTTCCCCGAAAGCTTTGCCCAGAAAGGTAAGGCCGACTGCGCGCAGCATGGAGCGGGCGACATGAGGAATATGTGGCTTTTCAGTTCTATTTCAGGAGAGACATTGATGTCTGCCAGTTCCGGCCTTTTAAAAGGCCCGGTTCCCTGGCAATCGGTATTGTCCGTGATGTCCATTTTTTGATCCGTCATTACTATACCATACAATGAGCACTTTTGACAAACCGTGGTATTTATAATAGATTAAGTAAATGAACTGGCTGGCATATTTCATAGATTACGGGATCGTAATCGTTCTGATTATCCTTTCCTTTATTGCCCTTGCCATCTTTATCGAGCGGATCCTCTTTTTGAAAAAACTGGACATTCACAAATATGAAGATGACAGGAAGTCTCTCGAAATAGACATAACGCGGAGATTGTCCGTTATAGCGACGGTAGGAAGCAATGCCCCCTATATCGGACTCCTCGGCACGGTTCTCGGTATCATGCTGACCTTTTATACGATCGGTACTGAAGGTTATGTAGACGCAACGAGGATCATGGTCGGTCTTGCCCTGGCCCTGAAGGCCACGGCCATAGGATTGCTCGTCGCCATACCCTCCATAGTCTTCTACAACTATCTCGTGCGAAAGGTGAAGGTCAAACTCCTTGAATGGGACAGAGAGAATGGAAGAAAAGGAGTTTGATTACATCAACATGATACCTTTCATCGATGTTATGCTTGTCCTTCTCACGATTGTTCTGATGACGAGCACCTTTGTGGCAAGCGGGATTATACCTGTGGAATTGCCGAAGGTAGTCGGCAAGCATGAAAAGGCGATGAAGACAGGGATGATCGAGATAGACAGGAAGGGGGATGTATATTACCAGGGAAAATCTGTTGATCTTATTTCGCTGAAGAGCCGGCTGAGCGATGTCCCGAAGGATACCCCTTTTCTCATAAGGGCTGACAGGAGTATACCCCTTCAGAACTTTGTTGAGGTCCTTGACGTAGTGAAGACCATGGGTTTCAGAAGGGTCAGTCTCCAGACCGAAGAAGCCTTACCATGAGAGAGAATTACGCAGGTCTTTCCGTCTCTGCCGTCGTGCACTTTCTTGTCATTGCCGCCTTTTTTACCCTGCCGATTGCAAAATACAATAAACCCAAAAATATGCTCATCGATTTTACCATAGAAAAGGGTAGCGGGATCAACGGCGGTCGCGGTGAAATCGGCACAAAGAACGGTACAAAGGAAGGAAGAGGGCAGACCGAGGGACGAGGTACGAGGGACGAGGGACGTGGGAGAATACACGAGCAGAGAGCTGAGAGCAGGGAGCACGGGGCGGAGAGCGTGGAAGCGAGTGCAACGCCGAAAGGCAATGTGAGCGCACTGACAGCGGAGACAGCCGAGGCGAAGAACGCAACAAGCCATTACTTCGATCCGCAGGGAGAGATGGCAGTGTACGGGAATGTCGGTACGGCAGGAACTGCCGCCAGCACACAGAGCGGTTACGCGTCGGGAAAAGGTATAGCGGGCATCCCGGGAGAAGGGTGGGGAAGGACGCTTGATTACGGACGCGGCGGTCGGGCAGAAAGGAATTTCGCCTTCATCAGGGAAAACATCATGAGAAATATTAAATACCCGGAGCGTGCGAGAAGGATGGGCTGGGAAGGGAAGGTGCTCCTGTCTTTCGCCGTGCTGGAGAACGGCAAGGTGCAGGAACTGAAGGTCCTCAACAGTTCAGGCTTCAGGATGCTCGACGAGAGCGCGAAAGAGGCGGTATTGAAGACTACCTTTTCGCAGAAGATCCCATACCGGATGGTTGTAGTCCTGCCCGTTGAGTACAGGCTGGAATAAGAGGTAGCGAAGAGCAGAGGGCTGAGAGCGGAGAGTAGAAGACAAAATTTGTTCAACGTTCTATGCCCGCCCTCGAATGACTCTATCGGGGGTTTAATGTTAAAAGGAAACAGATTAAACTGACTCAATAGACCAGATAGACTATGTTTGTTGCTGATCGCTGACTGCTGATAGCAAAAAAAGGACAGATAATGAAGACGATTGCAGAGAATGACCTTATCCTGATTTTTTTAAAAGACAGAAAATACCTGAAGAAGATTACTGCCGGCCAGTCATTCCATGGCAAGGGAGGCATGCTCAGCTATTCTGAGCTGATAGGGAAGCAATACGGCGCAGCCTACGGCCAGTACGAGGTATACGAGCCGACCATCGAAGACATCCTGATGTATGGCCTGCGGCGGGAAACCCAGATCGTCTTCCCGAAGGACGGTTTCTTTGTATGTTACAAACTGAGCATTAAAAACGGTT
Above is a window of Syntrophorhabdaceae bacterium DNA encoding:
- a CDS encoding AMP-binding protein, with translation MARQVTDRYWNPEVETMSADEMAALQFERLKKQLVYNYNNSLLYKSKFEQAGMKPEDVRSWEDFRRIPVTSKDEQKRTQEASTAELGHPFGPGTITCAPQDKIVRLNSTSGTTGTPTLYALTQNDVNIMNELHARRLWMVGIRPGHRVLQGLSLSMFTGGLPLSQGIMHSGACAVPVGADGGTKRVLDFIELTRPHALFTTPSFAQYVLEQCKKLIGKEANELGLKWIFPVGEPGGGNIEVRKILSKGFGGAHICDQTGGGHSFQGAECLEAPEVYSGMHLTSADHCILELLDPKTRKNIDMVDGAIGEMAMTFLEWEGTPFQRYAYGDLLQISTTPCSCGRSGLRFKIVGRADDMLIVKGVNVFPEAIKKEILKFVPRVTGFFKILLDKPGPSVTPPLKIRIEYGQGMGEKDITALEEQMNKVFKETVRVTPQFIWVAPESIPRETKKTKLIEIAEAT
- a CDS encoding TRAP transporter small permease — translated: MKKTLPTKSKGFLGKILDKVADVAGFMSMAAVVFAMLVIVYEVIARYIFRWATVWEVEAAIMATTFVTFVGSVFALKNNAHVTMDDIVLPHLKPKVRKWLALITPVFSLIFCVILAYKSWLMFWEAFSLGWRSETIWAPPLAIPYSFLAVGVSIMCFQLIGIIVGAAKSLRSGVENA
- a CDS encoding acyl-CoA dehydrogenase family protein, with protein sequence MNFALTEEQEFFKKMIAETVDRMIVPKAAEIDEKDEFPYELWHDFAKLGYLGIRYPESIGGMNADPIMCLIFYEEVARGSIGFSTIVNQNALMGTHFLFKFGSDAIKERCMYPAMRGEKIATICFTEDQSGSDLAATRTTAVREGDGWRINGTKQWITNGPICDFCTVLASTDPSKGLKGLSFFLVEKGTPGFSGGQTLDKLGARGTATGEVIFDNVWVPDENFLGTEPGRGIVEVGQILGEVRLMCGASALGLAQAAYQEAIEFARKRIAFGKPIGSFQLIREKFANMDTEMNAARLMVYKGGWMLQNKQDATIIAAEAKMYATEVMLKVVDELTRIYGANAFAREYAPQRYFRDGRFLLYGGGAHEILRDFIGRTLIGRV
- a CDS encoding TRAP transporter large permease, producing MLNGLIVVCITLLFLLSGMPLVFAFGISGLICGMLLGGTGAVTMLAQVIYHSVDSFELLTIPLFVFMGVVITVAPSGRDLYEAIHRFLYRVPGGIAISNIFACTIFAAMSGSSPATAAAIGTSGIPEMRKRGIPDFLACGSIVGGGTLGILIPPSITLIVYGIATETSIGQLFIGGIVPGIVVSLAFSCWIMICMFYTRRKGQKQAAAAGEATLAGEHYSWSERIQYLPKTIPFIVLIALILYSIYFGVATPSEAAAIGALGGVVLTLVFYWAYITKKNAMEILRATVNQTGMLMLIATTTLFFSNVMTEIGLTQQVANLAGSVQASRWATLVVINLILLVMGAFLPPFVIILLTAPLLLPLIKNLGLDPIWFGVMMTINMEIGCISPPFGLNLFVVKGIAPDVQMSTILKGSMPFVAILMLSIVVFSVFPELVLWLPNKMAAAAMAK
- a CDS encoding biopolymer transporter ExbD, giving the protein MEEKEFDYINMIPFIDVMLVLLTIVLMTSTFVASGIIPVELPKVVGKHEKAMKTGMIEIDRKGDVYYQGKSVDLISLKSRLSDVPKDTPFLIRADRSIPLQNFVEVLDVVKTMGFRRVSLQTEEALP
- the dctP gene encoding TRAP transporter substrate-binding protein DctP, producing the protein MKRDRRLWELVTLVAVSLVLLLGGFTVCNAQQTVLKIAHQWPQGDVRDKWASNFCSSLEKYSNGSLTCRVYAGGTLMNPKNQPDALRQGALDLAVWYLAYSAGKAPLLGILDLGVAVPYPEKGIRLTRTEVGKRMSEEAEKLGMKVISWGFTPTSVGSTKVLIKLPGDVAGLKMRGGSKAIEQLFKASGAAITHVSSGDIYMALQTGVLDGVLTADASFVSFRLFDVLKTLTISGEHSLSNSCVAIIMSPITFKKLKPEQQKAVIAAGQDAEAAFLKEIKAQSAECREIYIKKGVNVHEFTDKEYASWVEIAKKETWTSFMKEVKGTEDLFAIIEKTK
- the exbB gene encoding TonB-system energizer ExbB, which codes for MNWLAYFIDYGIVIVLIILSFIALAIFIERILFLKKLDIHKYEDDRKSLEIDITRRLSVIATVGSNAPYIGLLGTVLGIMLTFYTIGTEGYVDATRIMVGLALALKATAIGLLVAIPSIVFYNYLVRKVKVKLLEWDRENGRKGV
- a CDS encoding GntR family transcriptional regulator, with protein sequence MSNNLRHQAHQIIKDKIISFKLKPGDEIREGSIAKELSMGRTPVREALLMLEHEKLIECRSNLGYVVKKLTRKEAEDYYALREALELFAAPLIIERITPEAVAELGAILAQSERRAKENDIQGVAECNTEFHKLLYKATDSEAFVELIFQLIDKIRWLLAMAVASQKGPAEALEDHGRIVSVIKKRDVEALKKEICVHLQHAKERYLSIAAVLF
- a CDS encoding energy transducer TonB; the protein is MRENYAGLSVSAVVHFLVIAAFFTLPIAKYNKPKNMLIDFTIEKGSGINGGRGEIGTKNGTKEGRGQTEGRGTRDEGRGRIHEQRAESREHGAESVEASATPKGNVSALTAETAEAKNATSHYFDPQGEMAVYGNVGTAGTAASTQSGYASGKGIAGIPGEGWGRTLDYGRGGRAERNFAFIRENIMRNIKYPERARRMGWEGKVLLSFAVLENGKVQELKVLNSSGFRMLDESAKEAVLKTTFSQKIPYRMVVVLPVEYRLE